The following coding sequences are from one Sphingomonas sp. OV641 window:
- a CDS encoding murein L,D-transpeptidase catalytic domain family protein: MAKLGETAPTRRGLLKTAGALAGAMIIPDAVSAAMRTADARPRALTPSDMAPVRPAPRIVPSSPRVVRPELMRQALAALERHGDSIKLRDRIVIADFSAPSSQRRFHFIDLISGKSVSKLVAHGSGSDPGHTGYLQRFSNLNGSNASCEGAFLADNYYVGKHGKSQRLIGLDHTNNNALARAIVVHGAWYSNEDMLRTHGRLGRSQGCFAVGERELAEVFDRLGQGRMIYAAKV, translated from the coding sequence AACGGCGCCGACGCGTCGTGGCTTGCTGAAGACTGCTGGCGCGCTGGCCGGCGCGATGATCATTCCGGATGCCGTGTCCGCCGCGATGCGCACGGCCGATGCGCGTCCGCGTGCCCTGACCCCGTCCGACATGGCGCCGGTACGCCCTGCGCCACGCATCGTGCCGAGTTCACCGCGGGTGGTGCGCCCCGAACTGATGCGTCAGGCGCTTGCAGCGCTGGAGCGCCACGGCGACAGCATCAAGCTGCGCGACCGCATCGTCATCGCCGATTTCTCCGCGCCGTCATCGCAGCGTCGTTTCCACTTCATCGATCTCATCAGCGGCAAGAGCGTGTCGAAGCTCGTGGCGCATGGCAGCGGATCGGATCCGGGGCATACCGGCTATCTCCAGCGCTTTTCCAACCTCAACGGTTCGAACGCTTCGTGCGAAGGCGCCTTCCTCGCGGACAATTATTACGTCGGCAAGCATGGCAAGTCGCAGCGGCTGATCGGCCTGGACCACACGAACAACAATGCGCTGGCGCGCGCCATTGTGGTCCACGGGGCATGGTATTCGAACGAGGACATGCTGCGCACGCATGGCCGTCTGGGCCGCAGCCAGGGCTGCTTCGCGGTCGGTGAGCGCGAACTAGCGGAGGTGTTCGACCGTCTGGGGCAGGGCCGGATGATCTACGCGGCAAAGGTGTAA
- a CDS encoding chorismate mutase — protein sequence MTILPGPDCTTMAEVRAGVDALDRELVALLRRRFDYMDAAARIKPERGQVRDEARKAQVIANARAHAAAAGLPEQAIAQLWDDLVEASIAYELAEYDRRQAKP from the coding sequence ATGACGATCCTTCCCGGACCAGACTGCACCACCATGGCCGAAGTACGCGCCGGCGTCGACGCGCTTGATCGCGAATTGGTTGCCCTGCTGCGCCGCCGCTTCGATTATATGGATGCCGCCGCCCGCATCAAACCGGAACGCGGCCAGGTCCGGGACGAGGCACGCAAGGCGCAGGTCATCGCCAATGCTCGCGCCCATGCCGCCGCTGCGGGCCTGCCGGAACAAGCCATCGCGCAATTGTGGGATGATCTGGTCGAAGCCTCGATCGCCTATGAACTGGCAGAATATGATCGCCGCCAAGCCAAACCATGA
- the rpsD gene encoding 30S ribosomal protein S4: MSKRHSAKHKLDRRLGENIWGRPKSPVNKREYGPGQHGQRRKGKVSDFGIQLRAKQKLKGYYGNVTEKQFRHCYDEAARMKGDTSQNLIGLLERRLDMIVYRAKFAPTIFAARQLVSHGHVYVNGVKCNIASRRCAVNDEITLGKKAQEMALVLEAQNLAERDVPDYVVQDGNTKVTFIRVPTLDEVPYPVKMEPNLVVEFYSR; this comes from the coding sequence ATGTCGAAGCGCCATAGCGCCAAGCACAAGCTCGACCGCCGTTTGGGCGAAAACATCTGGGGTCGCCCGAAGAGCCCGGTCAACAAGCGTGAGTACGGCCCCGGCCAGCACGGCCAGCGCCGCAAGGGCAAGGTGTCGGACTTCGGCATCCAGCTGCGCGCCAAGCAGAAGCTGAAGGGCTATTACGGCAACGTCACCGAGAAGCAGTTCCGCCACTGCTATGACGAGGCGGCCCGGATGAAGGGCGATACCTCGCAGAACCTGATCGGCCTGCTCGAGCGTCGCCTCGACATGATCGTGTATCGCGCAAAGTTCGCGCCGACGATCTTCGCCGCGCGCCAGCTCGTCAGCCACGGCCACGTCTACGTCAACGGCGTGAAGTGCAACATCGCGTCGCGTCGTTGTGCGGTGAACGACGAGATCACGCTGGGCAAGAAGGCGCAGGAGATGGCGCTGGTGCTCGAAGCGCAGAACCTCGCCGAGCGCGACGTGCCGGACTATGTGGTTCAGGACGGCAACACCAAGGTGACCTTCATCCGCGTGCCCACGCTGGACGAAGTGCCTTATCCGGTGAAGATGGAACCGAACCTGGTGGTCGAGTTCTACAGCCGCTGA
- a CDS encoding S9 family peptidase: MKKRVISRVAIAALLAAAAPMSAYAQNAASVAKAFGAREGISQISLSPDGNRVAMIVPAGTRGAALMIADPAKGGMPVSIMQTSGDPERLVSCQWATTERLVCRAVVMTRNSNLIEGYTRLFAIDADGKDFKLITARVNERSLYFHGDGGRVLDLTGDGKGNILVARQYVPESSIDRVVQKNDEGLGVERVDLKSLQRRPVERAKRDAVEYISDGLGTVRIMGVRPTAGTGYSVSEISYFYRKPGSKTWEPLSKLALLGGRFQGFNPYAVDPKLNVVYGFDDYNGRQALWKVALDGTLKRDLVLANSQVDVDDLIQIGRHRRVVGASVATDFRRPAFFDTELSALSKALAKALPNQPLVSFVDASTDESKLLMFAGGDTQPGAFYLFDKQSRKLAEVLPVRADLADVPLATMKPVMFPAADGTKIPGYLTLPVNSDGKNLPAIVMPHGGPSSRDEWGFDWWAQFFAARGFAVLQPNFRGSAGYGADWFADNGFKSWKTAIGDVNDAGRWLLSSGIARPGKLAIVGWSYGGYAALQSGVVDPDLYKAVIAAAPVTDLAAWKQEFFDRSNYPQVLKMVGEGPHIREGSPAQNASAIRAPVLMFHGDLDLNVEVEEARLMERALRAAGKNVTLHEYKGVAHSLEDSAVRADMLEKSDAFLRKSLGL, translated from the coding sequence ATGAAGAAGAGAGTGATTTCGCGCGTCGCGATTGCGGCGTTGCTGGCGGCTGCGGCGCCCATGTCGGCCTATGCGCAGAATGCCGCAAGTGTAGCGAAAGCGTTCGGCGCGCGAGAAGGCATCAGCCAGATCAGCCTTTCGCCGGACGGCAACCGCGTCGCGATGATCGTGCCGGCGGGCACTCGGGGCGCGGCGCTGATGATCGCCGATCCGGCGAAGGGCGGTATGCCCGTTTCGATCATGCAGACCAGCGGCGATCCAGAACGGCTGGTGAGCTGCCAATGGGCGACAACGGAGCGGCTTGTCTGCCGCGCCGTCGTGATGACCCGCAATTCGAACCTGATCGAAGGATATACCCGGCTGTTCGCGATCGATGCGGATGGAAAGGACTTCAAGCTCATCACGGCGCGCGTGAACGAACGCTCCTTGTATTTTCATGGCGATGGCGGACGGGTTCTCGATCTGACCGGAGACGGCAAGGGCAACATCCTGGTCGCTCGCCAATATGTGCCGGAAAGCTCAATCGACCGCGTCGTTCAAAAGAATGACGAGGGCTTGGGCGTCGAGCGGGTGGACCTGAAGTCGCTTCAGCGTCGCCCGGTAGAACGGGCTAAACGCGACGCGGTGGAATATATCAGCGATGGCCTTGGCACCGTCCGCATCATGGGCGTGCGGCCAACCGCAGGTACCGGCTATTCCGTCAGTGAGATCAGCTATTTCTACCGCAAACCGGGCTCAAAGACCTGGGAGCCGCTCTCCAAGCTCGCACTCCTCGGCGGACGCTTTCAGGGGTTCAACCCCTATGCTGTCGATCCCAAGCTCAACGTCGTCTACGGGTTCGATGATTACAACGGCCGTCAGGCGCTCTGGAAAGTGGCGCTGGATGGAACGCTGAAGCGCGATCTCGTGCTCGCCAACTCGCAGGTGGACGTCGATGATCTGATCCAGATCGGCCGTCACCGCCGCGTGGTAGGGGCGAGCGTCGCCACGGATTTCCGACGTCCGGCATTCTTCGATACGGAGCTATCCGCGCTGTCCAAGGCCTTGGCGAAGGCGCTGCCCAACCAGCCGCTTGTGAGCTTCGTCGACGCCAGCACGGACGAAAGCAAGCTGCTAATGTTCGCCGGTGGCGACACTCAGCCCGGCGCCTTCTACCTCTTCGACAAGCAAAGCCGAAAGCTCGCCGAAGTGCTGCCCGTCCGGGCCGATCTGGCAGACGTGCCGCTCGCGACGATGAAGCCGGTCATGTTCCCGGCGGCCGATGGCACGAAGATCCCCGGATATCTCACCCTGCCGGTCAACAGTGACGGCAAGAACCTTCCCGCGATCGTCATGCCGCACGGCGGGCCTTCCTCGCGCGACGAATGGGGCTTCGATTGGTGGGCGCAGTTCTTTGCGGCACGCGGCTTCGCCGTGTTGCAGCCCAACTTCCGCGGATCGGCAGGGTATGGCGCGGATTGGTTCGCTGACAATGGCTTCAAATCGTGGAAGACCGCGATCGGCGACGTGAACGACGCCGGACGCTGGCTCCTGTCCTCCGGCATCGCACGCCCGGGCAAGCTGGCGATCGTCGGCTGGTCTTATGGCGGCTATGCGGCGCTGCAATCGGGCGTCGTCGACCCGGACCTGTACAAAGCCGTGATCGCTGCCGCGCCAGTCACCGATCTCGCGGCCTGGAAGCAGGAATTCTTCGATCGGTCGAACTATCCGCAGGTTCTAAAGATGGTCGGCGAAGGTCCTCACATTCGGGAAGGCTCGCCTGCACAGAACGCGTCCGCGATCCGTGCGCCTGTTCTGATGTTCCACGGCGATCTCGATCTTAATGTTGAGGTCGAGGAAGCGCGGCTGATGGAGCGCGCGCTGCGGGCTGCCGGCAAGAACGTCACCCTGCACGAATATAAGGGTGTCGCCCACTCGCTGGAGGACAGTGCGGTTCGGGCCGACATGCTGGAAAAGTCGGACGCCTTCCTGCGCAAGTCACTGGGGCTCTGA
- a CDS encoding M28 family metallopeptidase: MRSILLCSLAALITATPALAQQAPQISVETLKSVTKELSSDAYEGRAPTTAGETKTIDYLVKRFAAAGLKPGNKGQWTQDVPMVEITATNVSSFTATGGKAPVTFNYRTDIVAGTYRVVPKIALNNSELVFVGYGINAPEKGWNDYAGLDVKGKTVVILVNDPDWQTKEAGAQAGLFEGRAMTYYGRWTYKFEEAARQGAAGAIIVHQTEPAAYGWSVVQSSWTGAQYELAAPNDHMDQSQVVGWIQLPKAKELFAAAGKDFDQLAAAAKQKGFRAVPLGLKLSGSFSNEIKRSMSKNVIGVLPGTTAPDEVVLYSAHWDHLGRCDAVEGDDICNGALDNATGTAALVALAEAYRAAGPTRRSVAFLAVTAEESGLLGSEYYAANPVFPLGKTVGGVNMDVLNVMGAVKDFEITGAGKSELEEMAKPLLAAQGRRVSPEATPESGGYYRSDHFSFAKLGVPMLSAGSGEDLVNGGTAAGRAAAQDYVRNRYHGPKDEYDPNWNWDGALQDLTIYYQLGRQLADGDAWPNWYPTAEFKAIRDKSRQEAK, from the coding sequence ATGCGTTCTATTCTCCTGTGCTCCCTTGCCGCTCTCATCACCGCCACGCCGGCCCTGGCGCAACAGGCGCCGCAGATCTCCGTCGAGACGCTGAAGTCCGTTACGAAGGAGCTGTCGTCCGACGCTTATGAGGGGCGCGCGCCGACCACCGCGGGTGAAACGAAGACGATCGACTATCTGGTCAAGAGGTTCGCGGCAGCGGGGCTGAAGCCCGGCAACAAGGGCCAGTGGACCCAGGATGTGCCGATGGTGGAGATCACCGCAACGAACGTCTCGTCCTTTACCGCCACGGGCGGAAAGGCGCCGGTGACGTTCAACTACCGGACGGATATCGTGGCGGGCACTTATCGCGTGGTGCCGAAGATCGCGCTGAACAACAGCGAGCTGGTGTTCGTGGGTTACGGCATCAACGCGCCCGAAAAGGGCTGGAACGATTATGCCGGCCTGGATGTGAAGGGGAAGACGGTCGTCATCCTCGTCAACGATCCGGACTGGCAGACCAAGGAAGCAGGCGCGCAGGCCGGTTTGTTCGAGGGTCGCGCGATGACCTATTATGGCCGCTGGACCTACAAGTTCGAAGAAGCCGCGCGGCAGGGCGCAGCCGGTGCCATCATCGTTCACCAGACGGAGCCGGCCGCTTATGGCTGGTCCGTGGTCCAGTCTTCGTGGACGGGCGCGCAATATGAGCTCGCCGCGCCGAACGACCATATGGACCAGAGCCAGGTGGTCGGCTGGATTCAGTTGCCCAAGGCGAAGGAGCTGTTTGCCGCAGCCGGCAAGGATTTCGATCAGCTCGCCGCGGCGGCCAAGCAGAAGGGCTTTCGCGCCGTGCCGCTCGGCCTGAAGCTGTCCGGCAGCTTCTCCAACGAGATCAAGCGCAGCATGTCGAAGAACGTCATTGGCGTGCTGCCCGGCACCACGGCGCCGGACGAGGTGGTGCTCTATTCTGCGCATTGGGACCACCTTGGCCGCTGTGACGCGGTTGAGGGTGACGACATCTGCAACGGCGCGCTGGATAATGCGACCGGCACGGCGGCGCTGGTCGCGCTGGCAGAAGCGTATCGCGCGGCCGGGCCGACCCGCCGGTCGGTCGCGTTCCTTGCCGTGACGGCGGAGGAGAGCGGGCTGTTGGGCTCCGAATATTACGCAGCCAACCCGGTCTTTCCGCTCGGCAAGACTGTTGGCGGCGTCAACATGGATGTGCTGAACGTCATGGGTGCGGTGAAGGATTTCGAGATCACCGGCGCGGGCAAATCGGAACTGGAGGAGATGGCGAAGCCGTTGCTCGCGGCGCAGGGGCGCCGGGTGTCGCCGGAAGCGACGCCGGAAAGCGGTGGCTACTACCGCTCCGACCATTTCTCCTTCGCCAAGCTGGGCGTGCCGATGCTGTCGGCGGGCAGCGGCGAGGATCTGGTTAATGGCGGAACGGCCGCCGGGCGCGCGGCGGCGCAGGATTACGTGCGCAACCGCTATCACGGGCCGAAGGACGAATATGATCCCAACTGGAACTGGGATGGCGCGTTGCAGGATCTGACAATCTACTATCAGCTGGGCCGGCAACTCGCAGACGGCGACGCGTGGCCGAACTGGTATCCGACGGCTGAGTTCAAGGCGATCCGAGACAAATCCCGGCAGGAGGCAAAATGA
- a CDS encoding agmatine deiminase family protein, which yields MSRAPKPEWASHKAVWIGFPSHPDLWQEDLDQARSEVVAFAAAVHADGKGEQVLLVAADEEAAEEARRLAPFAEVVVELFGDIWLRDTAPIIDPDGVAHDFDFNGWGGKYDLPGDDDIGQRLAADRGHTLKRHDWVLEGGAIDGDGTGLVVTTEQCLLNPNRNPDLSRDEIEARLQADLGFDRVLWLGDGLLNDHTDGHVDNLARFVGEGRLALPTGGENDPNWQVYQQAAEQARAFGVEVVTVPSPGRVLRDGEIVPASYMNFYIGNAAVVVPIYGSEQDEAAVEAIQAIFPDREVAGLRADAILTGGGSFHCISQQIPA from the coding sequence ATGAGCCGCGCACCCAAGCCCGAATGGGCATCGCACAAGGCCGTCTGGATCGGTTTTCCGAGCCATCCGGATCTTTGGCAGGAGGATCTGGATCAGGCTCGCAGCGAGGTGGTGGCCTTTGCCGCAGCCGTCCATGCGGACGGCAAAGGCGAGCAGGTGCTGCTGGTGGCGGCGGATGAAGAGGCCGCTGAGGAAGCTCGCCGGCTTGCGCCGTTCGCCGAGGTGGTGGTTGAGCTGTTCGGTGACATCTGGCTGCGCGACACGGCGCCGATCATCGACCCGGACGGCGTTGCGCATGATTTCGATTTCAACGGTTGGGGCGGGAAGTACGACCTGCCGGGCGATGACGATATCGGCCAGCGGCTAGCGGCGGATCGTGGCCACACGTTGAAAAGGCACGATTGGGTGCTGGAGGGCGGGGCGATCGACGGGGATGGCACCGGCCTTGTCGTGACCACCGAGCAGTGCCTGCTGAACCCCAACCGCAACCCTGACCTGTCGCGCGACGAAATCGAGGCGCGTTTGCAGGCCGATCTCGGCTTCGATCGGGTGCTGTGGCTGGGTGACGGCCTGCTCAACGATCATACCGACGGACATGTCGACAACCTCGCCCGCTTCGTAGGCGAGGGGCGGCTCGCGCTACCGACCGGCGGGGAGAATGATCCCAACTGGCAGGTCTACCAGCAGGCAGCGGAGCAGGCGCGTGCCTTTGGTGTGGAAGTGGTAACGGTGCCGTCGCCCGGCCGCGTGCTGCGTGACGGCGAGATCGTGCCGGCGAGCTATATGAACTTCTACATCGGCAATGCGGCCGTGGTCGTGCCGATCTATGGCTCCGAGCAGGACGAAGCGGCGGTTGAAGCCATTCAGGCGATCTTCCCGGACCGGGAGGTCGCTGGCCTGCGCGCCGATGCGATCCTGACAGGCGGCGGCAGTTTTCACTGTATCTCGCAGCAAATTCCGGCCTGA
- the purB gene encoding adenylosuccinate lyase, which yields MVPRYSRPEMTAIWTPESRFKIWFEIEAHATEALAELGVVPKEAADALWAWWRTEPTIDVAAIDAIEAVTKHDVIAFLTWVAEQVGDQARFMHQGMTSSDVLDTCLAVQLARASDILIADLDALLAVLRRRAEEHKLTPTIGRSHGIHAEPVTFGLKLAEAYAEFSRCRTRLVAARAEVATCAISGAVGTFANVDPRVEEHVAAKLGLAVEPVSTQVIPRDRHAMFFATLGVVASSIERLAVEVRHLQRTEVLEAEEYFSPGQKGSSAMPHKRNPVLTENLTGLARMVRGYVTPALENVALWHERDISHSSVERYIAPDATITLDFALARLTGVIDKLLVYPERMQKNMDRMGGLIHSQRVLLALTQAGVSREDAYRLVQRNAMKVWESDGALSLNELLKADADVTAALSPEAIDAEFDLGYHYKHVDTIFARVFG from the coding sequence ATGGTTCCGCGCTATTCCCGCCCAGAGATGACGGCGATCTGGACGCCCGAGTCGCGTTTCAAGATTTGGTTCGAGATCGAGGCTCACGCCACCGAGGCGCTCGCCGAGCTTGGCGTTGTCCCGAAGGAAGCGGCGGACGCGCTCTGGGCCTGGTGGCGCACCGAACCCACCATCGACGTCGCCGCGATCGACGCGATTGAGGCCGTCACCAAGCATGACGTGATCGCCTTCCTCACATGGGTGGCCGAGCAGGTCGGCGATCAGGCACGCTTCATGCACCAGGGTATGACCAGTTCGGATGTGCTCGACACCTGCCTTGCCGTGCAGCTCGCGCGCGCGTCCGATATCCTCATCGCTGATCTCGATGCGCTGCTCGCCGTGCTGCGCCGCCGCGCCGAGGAGCACAAGCTGACGCCGACGATCGGCCGCAGCCACGGCATCCATGCCGAGCCGGTGACCTTCGGGCTGAAGCTGGCGGAGGCTTATGCCGAGTTCAGCCGTTGCCGCACCCGCTTGGTCGCCGCCCGCGCCGAAGTCGCCACCTGCGCCATTTCCGGTGCGGTCGGCACGTTCGCCAACGTCGACCCGCGGGTGGAGGAGCATGTCGCGGCCAAGCTGGGCCTCGCGGTCGAGCCCGTCTCGACGCAGGTGATCCCGCGCGATCGCCACGCGATGTTCTTTGCGACACTGGGCGTTGTGGCGAGCTCGATCGAGCGACTGGCGGTGGAAGTGCGCCATCTCCAGCGTACCGAAGTGCTGGAGGCCGAGGAATATTTCTCGCCCGGGCAAAAGGGCTCGTCCGCCATGCCGCACAAGCGCAATCCCGTGCTGACGGAGAATCTGACCGGCCTCGCGCGCATGGTCCGCGGCTATGTGACGCCGGCGCTGGAAAACGTCGCGCTCTGGCACGAGCGGGACATCAGCCATTCGTCGGTCGAGCGCTACATCGCGCCCGACGCCACCATCACGCTCGATTTCGCCCTGGCGCGCCTCACCGGCGTGATCGACAAGCTGCTCGTCTATCCCGAGCGGATGCAGAAGAACATGGATCGCATGGGCGGCCTGATCCATTCGCAGCGCGTGCTGCTGGCGCTGACCCAGGCCGGGGTCAGCCGCGAGGACGCCTATCGCCTGGTTCAGCGCAACGCGATGAAGGTCTGGGAGTCGGACGGCGCATTGTCGTTGAACGAACTGCTGAAGGCTGACGCCGATGTCACCGCAGCGCTATCGCCTGAGGCGATCGATGCCGAATTCGACCTTGGCTATCACTACAAGCACGTCGACACGATCTTCGCGCGCGTATTTGGCTGA
- a CDS encoding EF-hand domain-containing protein produces the protein MLKQLFMASAMVVAGPVLAQDGGTTKPTAPSSAPGPASVPQEPAAAEPAQAAATTTDQVSSIVNAEFASYDKDGNGTLEKAEFAAWMDALKAKAPDGGDKPGDASWNEAAFAKADTDKSTTLTRAELTGFLGASVKSSAG, from the coding sequence ATGCTGAAGCAGCTTTTCATGGCCAGTGCCATGGTTGTTGCTGGCCCTGTGCTTGCGCAGGATGGTGGAACGACAAAGCCGACCGCGCCGTCCTCGGCGCCCGGTCCGGCGAGCGTGCCGCAAGAACCTGCGGCGGCTGAGCCAGCGCAGGCGGCTGCGACAACAACCGACCAAGTTTCCTCCATCGTCAACGCCGAGTTCGCGTCCTATGACAAGGATGGCAACGGCACGCTGGAAAAGGCGGAGTTTGCCGCCTGGATGGACGCGCTGAAGGCGAAGGCACCGGATGGCGGTGATAAGCCGGGCGATGCGAGCTGGAACGAGGCAGCGTTCGCGAAGGCGGATACGGACAAGTCCACCACGCTCACGCGGGCTGAACTTACCGGGTTTCTGGGCGCATCGGTGAAGTCTAGCGCAGGCTGA
- a CDS encoding polysaccharide deacetylase: MTPVFLTIDTEIAWRHHAAGLDPAVVEARSIEPAGVGLAWQLDLLARHGLKATFFVDPMPARIYGLDPFRRIVEAVLAAGQEVQLHLHPNWAKARLADRQAHASFELSDYSADAQRELLSEAASLLMAAGAPRPIAFRSGSYAANDDTLVALGSLGIIYDSSHNGAHHPWPSSIGLPAELISPVRHCSVIEVPVTTIEDTPGVWRNFQICALSNAEMTAAIDHAIDEGHAATTIVSHSFELADRAGVKANDVHVSRFRAMCSLLEARRHAAPTTHFTDQVPLALNAADKPLAASRWRRGRRQVEQAWSNLVSERRA; this comes from the coding sequence ATGACCCCGGTTTTTCTCACGATCGACACCGAGATCGCGTGGCGACATCACGCCGCGGGGCTTGATCCGGCTGTCGTGGAAGCGCGCTCCATAGAGCCCGCCGGGGTTGGCCTCGCGTGGCAGCTCGACCTGCTTGCCCGCCATGGATTGAAGGCGACCTTCTTCGTCGATCCCATGCCAGCGCGCATCTACGGCCTGGATCCGTTCCGACGGATCGTGGAAGCTGTTTTGGCAGCGGGACAGGAGGTGCAGCTGCATTTGCATCCGAACTGGGCAAAGGCCCGGCTCGCCGATCGGCAGGCTCATGCCTCATTCGAACTGAGCGACTATTCCGCCGACGCCCAGCGCGAATTGTTGAGTGAAGCAGCCAGCCTGTTGATGGCGGCGGGTGCGCCGCGCCCCATCGCCTTTCGCAGCGGCAGCTACGCAGCCAATGACGATACCCTGGTGGCGCTTGGCTCGTTGGGCATCATCTACGACAGCAGCCACAATGGCGCGCATCATCCCTGGCCAAGCTCAATCGGCTTGCCGGCCGAGCTTATCTCTCCGGTTCGGCATTGCAGCGTTATCGAGGTGCCGGTCACGACGATCGAAGACACGCCGGGCGTGTGGCGGAACTTCCAGATCTGTGCCCTGTCGAACGCGGAAATGACGGCGGCGATCGACCATGCGATCGACGAAGGCCATGCTGCCACGACGATCGTCAGCCACAGTTTCGAGCTTGCTGACCGCGCCGGCGTGAAGGCGAACGATGTTCATGTGAGCCGCTTTCGCGCCATGTGCAGCCTGCTCGAAGCCCGGCGCCATGCGGCGCCCACAACGCATTTCACCGATCAGGTGCCGCTGGCGCTCAATGCCGCAGACAAGCCGCTGGCGGCCAGTCGCTGGCGGCGGGGGCGGCGGCAGGTGGAGCAGGCCTGGTCCAACCTGGTGAGCGAGCGGCGCGCATGA
- a CDS encoding GNAT family N-acetyltransferase: MSNAALRLQIGARTIATIPRRLRRIGLSLDQALAGLRPALPPLASAEHGYLLTSLPETLSPDWQGLTFERQRYTRYYVDLAAGEVAWRAGLSGQTRSTLKRKAKKLAAANGGTLDIRRFRTVDELSAFHPVARALAEKTYQERLMGAGLPGDAASIQRMEALAAEDRIRAWLLFVNDVAAAYLWCSADGKTLRYDYVGHDPSFAALSPGSVLMEAALSDLFHDRFARFDFTEGEGQHKRLMASAGIACRDLLLLRPTLANRGALTLVRGFDAGIMVAKRAAAMPALRRIADQVRRA; the protein is encoded by the coding sequence ATGAGCAATGCCGCCCTGCGGCTGCAGATCGGCGCGCGCACGATTGCCACCATTCCGCGTCGGCTGCGGCGGATCGGACTATCGCTCGATCAAGCGCTGGCCGGACTGCGGCCGGCGCTGCCGCCATTGGCAAGCGCCGAGCATGGTTATCTGCTCACCTCCCTGCCGGAAACGCTTTCTCCGGATTGGCAGGGGCTGACGTTCGAGCGGCAGCGCTATACGCGTTATTATGTCGATCTGGCGGCTGGGGAGGTGGCGTGGCGCGCTGGACTGTCCGGGCAGACCCGCTCGACCCTGAAGCGCAAGGCGAAGAAGCTGGCCGCGGCCAACGGCGGCACACTGGACATACGCCGCTTCCGCACGGTTGACGAATTATCGGCATTCCATCCAGTGGCAAGGGCATTGGCGGAAAAGACCTATCAGGAGCGGCTGATGGGGGCGGGGTTGCCGGGCGATGCGGCGTCGATCCAGCGGATGGAAGCGCTGGCCGCTGAGGACCGGATTCGCGCGTGGCTGCTCTTCGTCAACGATGTGGCTGCCGCTTACCTCTGGTGCAGCGCGGACGGAAAAACGCTGCGCTACGACTATGTCGGTCACGATCCGAGCTTCGCAGCGCTCTCTCCGGGAAGCGTATTGATGGAGGCGGCGCTGAGCGATCTCTTCCACGACCGTTTCGCCCGCTTCGATTTCACCGAGGGCGAAGGGCAGCACAAGCGGCTGATGGCAAGCGCGGGGATCGCCTGTCGCGATCTGCTGTTGCTGCGGCCCACGCTGGCGAACAGGGGGGCGCTGACCCTGGTGCGCGGGTTCGACGCCGGGATCATGGTTGCCAAAAGGGCCGCGGCGATGCCGGCGTTGCGGCGGATCGCCGATCAGGTGCGGCGGGCCTGA
- the recO gene encoding DNA repair protein RecO: MHLAAPAIIVAVRSHGEHGAVVRALTPNDGVRAGYVRGGRSRGLRPVLQPANTIQGEWRARTDDQLPALTVELVHSRAPLHAEPLPAAALEWLASLTAAALPEAQPYPQLYDALAGMLDAVEAAPAARGWAGAMARYELLLLAELGFGLDLHRCVVTGSAADIAFVSPKSGAGVSRAAAVGYEERLFPLPAFLHSGGEPDWPDVFAALAITGHFLTRDLLTERRAGALSARDRLIDRLKRAVA; the protein is encoded by the coding sequence ATGCACCTTGCCGCCCCAGCGATCATCGTAGCCGTTCGCTCCCATGGCGAGCATGGCGCGGTGGTTCGTGCCTTAACCCCGAATGACGGGGTTCGGGCGGGATATGTGCGTGGTGGCCGATCGCGCGGGCTGCGCCCCGTGCTTCAGCCGGCAAACACGATACAGGGCGAGTGGCGCGCGCGGACCGACGATCAGCTGCCGGCGCTGACCGTGGAACTGGTCCACAGCCGGGCGCCACTGCACGCAGAGCCGCTGCCGGCAGCGGCGCTGGAATGGCTGGCGAGCCTGACCGCCGCCGCGCTGCCCGAGGCACAGCCCTATCCGCAACTATATGATGCCCTGGCCGGCATGCTGGACGCCGTCGAGGCAGCGCCCGCCGCGCGGGGCTGGGCGGGGGCGATGGCACGATACGAGCTGTTGTTGCTGGCTGAGCTCGGCTTCGGCCTCGACCTTCACCGCTGCGTGGTGACGGGATCGGCGGCGGATATCGCCTTTGTCAGCCCCAAGAGCGGTGCCGGGGTGAGCCGTGCCGCCGCTGTCGGTTATGAAGAACGGTTGTTTCCGTTGCCGGCATTTCTGCATTCAGGGGGCGAGCCGGACTGGCCGGACGTGTTTGCCGCCCTCGCGATCACCGGCCATTTCCTGACGCGCGATCTGCTGACGGAGCGACGCGCCGGCGCGTTGTCTGCACGTGACCGGCTGATCGACCGGTTGAAGAGAGCAGTTGCGTGA